A region from the Rheinheimera mangrovi genome encodes:
- a CDS encoding pirin family protein has product MSITTKSAELECNTEGGCDAIELVITPRSTDLGDFSVRRTLPNRERQMVGPWIFFDHMGPADFPASKGISVRPHPHINLATVTYLFEGEILHRDSLGSKQTITPGDINLMVAGKGIVHSERERHEINGLPHRLHGLQLWMALPEEFEEIDPAFYHYPSRDIPAANIDGVSLRVLIGDAYGLVSPVKTYSDTLYVEADLQTGQRLELANAEERALYVAKGQLKLKDKVINQYDMVVLSEAEGVVIEATQNSRIALIGGKNLGPRFIEWNFISSRKERIEQAKQDWLAGKFPKVPEDEVEFIPLPK; this is encoded by the coding sequence ATGAGCATTACGACCAAAAGCGCAGAACTGGAGTGCAATACAGAAGGCGGCTGTGACGCCATTGAGCTGGTAATTACCCCACGTTCGACAGATTTAGGCGATTTTTCTGTACGTCGTACCCTGCCCAACAGAGAACGTCAGATGGTTGGGCCATGGATATTCTTCGACCATATGGGACCCGCTGACTTTCCGGCCAGCAAAGGCATCAGCGTGCGGCCACATCCACATATTAATCTGGCGACTGTCACTTACTTATTTGAAGGCGAAATTCTGCATCGCGATTCACTGGGCAGCAAACAAACTATCACTCCGGGTGATATCAACCTGATGGTGGCGGGCAAAGGCATAGTGCATTCAGAGCGCGAGCGTCATGAAATCAATGGTTTACCTCATCGTTTACATGGTCTTCAGTTATGGATGGCGTTACCCGAAGAATTTGAAGAAATAGATCCGGCCTTTTACCACTACCCAAGCCGTGATATTCCGGCCGCCAATATAGATGGCGTGTCGCTGCGGGTATTAATAGGTGATGCGTATGGCCTGGTGTCACCGGTAAAAACCTACTCAGACACTTTGTACGTCGAAGCAGATTTGCAGACAGGTCAACGCCTTGAGCTGGCGAATGCAGAGGAAAGAGCTCTGTATGTTGCCAAAGGCCAGTTGAAGCTCAAAGATAAAGTGATCAACCAATATGACATGGTAGTTTTATCCGAAGCTGAAGGCGTGGTGATTGAAGCCACACAAAACAGCAGAATAGCGCTGATTGGCGGCAAGAACTTAGGCCCACGTTTTATTGAATGGAATTTTATTTCCAGCCGCAAAGAGCGGATAGAACAAGCCAAGCAGGATTGGCTGGCTGGTAAGTTTCCGAAAGTCCCGGAAGATGAAGTTGAGTTTATCCCATTGCCGAAGTAA